The following coding sequences are from one Treponema parvum window:
- a CDS encoding type II toxin-antitoxin system VapC family toxin, whose amino-acid sequence MAYLIDTDIIIFALRGDKTVLSKFEENKNIPISISMISYAELVFGAKHSQNEQKNMIKVNRIREIYPIEELNVGVMEIFADIKAKMYAKAIRIEDMDLCIAATAIYNDLILVTNNTKHFKNIPLLKLENWKSSKKN is encoded by the coding sequence ATGGCATATTTGATTGATACCGACATCATAATATTTGCACTGCGAGGCGACAAGACCGTATTGTCTAAATTCGAGGAAAACAAAAATATTCCTATTTCCATTTCGATGATTTCTTATGCAGAGCTTGTATTCGGCGCAAAACATTCACAGAATGAACAAAAAAATATGATAAAAGTAAATCGCATTCGTGAAATCTATCCCATTGAAGAATTAAATGTCGGTGTTATGGAAATTTTTGCGGATATAAAAGCAAAAATGTATGCAAAAGCAATACGAATAGAAGATATGGATTTATGTATTGCAGCTACGGCAATTTACAATGACTTGATTTTAGTAACGAACAACACAAAGCATTTTAAGAATATTCCGCTATTGAAATTGGAAAACTGGAAAAGTTCGAAAAAAAATTAA
- a CDS encoding SPFH domain-containing protein, which translates to MNFYVVIALVIVVMILIITNIQIVPQARAFVLERLGTYITTWQTGLHVKTPFIDRVANRVSLKERVLDFPPQPVITKDNVTMKIDTVVYMQITDAKLYTYGVENPMLAIENLSATTLRNIIGELDLDATLTSRDVINTKMRSILDEATDPWGIKVNRVEVKNIMPPEAIREAMEKQMRAERERREKILIAEGQKQSEILVAEGQKQARILEAEAQKQATILHAEAEKEAQIRKAEGEAQAIREVQQATAAGLQMIKDVHIDEAVVKLRSLEALEKAANGQATKIIVPADFQNLAGVVSAVSEIGKK; encoded by the coding sequence ATGAATTTTTATGTTGTCATAGCGTTGGTTATTGTGGTGATGATTCTTATCATCACGAATATTCAAATCGTTCCGCAGGCGAGAGCCTTTGTGCTTGAGCGGCTCGGCACTTATATTACGACTTGGCAGACCGGGCTCCATGTAAAGACGCCGTTTATAGACCGCGTCGCAAACAGGGTGTCTCTTAAAGAGCGTGTGCTCGATTTTCCGCCGCAGCCTGTCATTACAAAAGACAACGTTACGATGAAAATAGACACCGTCGTTTACATGCAGATTACAGATGCGAAGCTCTACACCTACGGCGTTGAAAACCCCATGCTTGCGATCGAAAACTTAAGCGCGACTACGCTGCGCAATATCATCGGAGAATTGGACTTGGATGCGACGCTTACGAGCCGCGACGTCATCAACACGAAGATGCGTTCTATACTCGATGAAGCGACCGATCCGTGGGGTATAAAAGTAAACCGCGTTGAGGTAAAGAACATCATGCCGCCTGAAGCGATCCGCGAAGCGATGGAAAAGCAGATGAGGGCGGAACGCGAACGCCGGGAAAAGATCTTGATCGCAGAAGGGCAAAAACAATCCGAAATTCTTGTTGCCGAAGGCCAAAAACAGGCGCGCATCCTTGAAGCCGAGGCGCAAAAGCAGGCTACGATTCTTCACGCGGAAGCTGAAAAAGAAGCGCAGATACGCAAAGCCGAAGGCGAAGCTCAGGCTATCCGCGAAGTGCAGCAGGCTACTGCCGCCGGTTTGCAGATGATAAAAGACGTTCACATAGACGAAGCCGTCGTCAAACTGCGCAGCCTTGAAGCGCTTGAAAAAGCGGCGAATGGACAGGCTACAAAGATCATAGTTCCTGCGGATTTTCAAAATCTTGCGGGCGTTGTGTCGGCCGTGAGCGAAATAGGCAAAAAGTAA
- a CDS encoding MATE family efflux transporter, protein MADLFIIGQFEGVASTTAVSIGSQVMHMLTVIIVGLAMGTTVSIGQSVGAKNKKQAALNISNSVSLFMALSVLLTAVLLLLVKPIVSAMSTPEEAASGTTAYLTICFIGIPFITAYNIINSIFRVMDDSKSPMCFIAVACVVNIALDYLFMGVFQLGPAGGQYLRGYIWDCIFAGIHFSFSGYFCACGKSGLSFLHNIIAILLVRVPGVYLTSKLFPTTLLPMGLATATGSLVSVIVCVIAFIVINSEENSRAYNIKGL, encoded by the coding sequence ATGGCGGATTTGTTCATTATAGGGCAGTTTGAAGGCGTGGCAAGCACAACGGCGGTGTCGATCGGAAGCCAGGTAATGCATATGCTGACGGTTATAATCGTGGGGCTTGCGATGGGAACAACGGTCAGTATCGGACAATCCGTCGGAGCCAAAAATAAAAAGCAGGCGGCATTGAACATCAGCAATTCCGTGTCGCTTTTCATGGCGCTGTCGGTTCTGCTGACGGCCGTACTGCTTTTGCTTGTAAAACCGATTGTTTCGGCTATGTCGACGCCGGAAGAAGCTGCTTCAGGTACGACGGCATATCTTACAATCTGCTTTATCGGTATTCCCTTTATTACGGCGTATAATATTATCAACTCCATATTCCGTGTAATGGACGATTCTAAAAGCCCCATGTGCTTTATTGCCGTTGCCTGTGTTGTCAATATTGCGCTTGATTATCTTTTTATGGGCGTTTTTCAATTGGGACCGGCGGGAGGACAATATCTGCGAGGATATATATGGGACTGCATTTTTGCGGGAATCCATTTCAGCTTCAGCGGTTATTTTTGCGCCTGCGGAAAATCGGGATTGTCATTCCTGCATAACATCATCGCAATTTTGTTGGTGCGGGTTCCCGGCGTATATCTAACTTCAAAACTCTTCCCGACTACACTATTGCCGATGGGACTTGCCACCGCAACAGGATCTCTTGTATCGGTGATCGTCTGTGTGATCGCTTTTATTGTAATTAACAGCGAGGAAAATAGCCGGGCGTATAATATAAAAGGCTTGTAA
- a CDS encoding NfeD family protein — protein sequence MPLLVLNNLPWFWLIVVVLCIVIESLTMALTTIWFACGAFAMIFLSLAPLPFKWQLFIFVAVSLLLLVFTRPLAAKKFAKKTPTNADRLIGKKILVVQRITEFEKGAIKAGDVVWTARSENGDIIEEGAECKIVRFEGNTAVVKKIGGET from the coding sequence ATGCCGTTGCTCGTTTTAAATAATTTACCGTGGTTTTGGCTCATCGTAGTTGTTCTCTGCATTGTGATAGAATCGCTTACTATGGCGCTCACGACGATTTGGTTTGCCTGCGGAGCTTTTGCGATGATTTTTTTGTCGCTCGCGCCGCTTCCGTTTAAGTGGCAGCTTTTTATTTTCGTTGCGGTTTCGCTTTTGCTGCTCGTTTTTACGCGGCCTCTTGCGGCAAAGAAATTTGCTAAAAAAACACCGACTAATGCGGACAGGCTTATCGGTAAAAAAATCCTTGTCGTGCAGCGCATAACGGAATTTGAAAAGGGCGCAATAAAAGCAGGAGACGTAGTGTGGACTGCGAGGTCGGAAAACGGAGATATTATTGAAGAAGGCGCCGAATGTAAAATCGTGCGGTTTGAAGGCAATACCGCAGTTGTGAAAAAAATTGGAGGAGAAACATGA
- a CDS encoding mannitol dehydrogenase family protein: MTLSKESIKDRSLWEAKKYFVPAFDHEKMISATKKAPVWVHFGAGNIFRGFSAVLMQTLLDKGETEKGIIVGEGFDYDIIDKIYTPYDNISLLVTLNADGSISKKIVASIAEAWKCDSSFKKEWDSFKEVFANPSLQMVTFTITEKGYALGQGNNFFPFVAADFEAGPEGKLNSMMSKITALVYHRFKTCKAPVALVSTDNCSHNGEKLQNAVLAVAKKWIEKKFCEKEFITYLEKNVSFPWSMIDKITPRPDASVKAMLEKDGFDDTEVVVTGKNTYIAPFVNAEKPEYLVIEDNFPNGRPPLEKAGVYFTDRDTVNKVEKMKVCTCLNPLHTCLAVYGCLLGYTLIADEMKDPVLNKMVNIIGYKEGMPVVVNPKILDPKKFIKEVLEERIPNPFMPDTPQRIATDTSQKLSIRFGETIKAYLADKKLNVKDLKLIPLVFAGWLRYLLAVDDEGKPFTPSSDPRLESSQKYLEGIKLSSKGPFDKALKPLLSDETLFGVDLYKAGLADTVTGYFAELVAGPGAVRKTLEKYVK, from the coding sequence ATGACTTTATCTAAAGAAAGCATCAAAGACCGAAGCTTATGGGAAGCAAAAAAATATTTTGTGCCCGCCTTTGATCACGAAAAAATGATTTCTGCAACGAAAAAAGCGCCCGTATGGGTGCATTTCGGAGCGGGAAATATTTTCCGCGGATTTTCCGCCGTTTTAATGCAAACCTTGCTTGACAAGGGCGAAACGGAAAAAGGAATTATCGTAGGCGAAGGCTTCGACTACGACATCATAGACAAAATCTACACGCCCTACGACAATATTTCGCTGTTGGTAACGCTCAACGCCGACGGCAGCATAAGCAAAAAGATCGTAGCGTCGATAGCCGAAGCGTGGAAATGCGATTCTTCATTTAAAAAAGAATGGGATTCTTTCAAAGAAGTTTTTGCCAATCCGTCTTTGCAAATGGTAACATTTACAATTACTGAAAAAGGCTATGCGCTGGGTCAAGGAAATAATTTTTTTCCGTTTGTTGCCGCAGATTTTGAAGCGGGGCCTGAAGGTAAGCTCAACAGCATGATGAGCAAGATAACCGCACTTGTCTATCATCGCTTTAAAACATGCAAAGCGCCCGTCGCCTTAGTCAGCACGGACAACTGTTCGCACAACGGCGAAAAACTGCAAAACGCAGTTTTAGCCGTCGCAAAAAAATGGATTGAAAAGAAATTTTGCGAAAAAGAATTTATCACTTACCTTGAAAAAAACGTTTCTTTTCCCTGGTCGATGATCGATAAGATAACTCCGCGTCCGGACGCTTCCGTAAAAGCTATGCTTGAAAAAGACGGGTTTGACGATACGGAAGTCGTAGTTACGGGCAAAAATACTTATATCGCGCCCTTCGTAAATGCCGAAAAACCCGAATATCTTGTCATCGAAGACAATTTTCCGAACGGACGGCCGCCGCTTGAAAAAGCCGGCGTATATTTTACGGATAGAGACACCGTAAACAAAGTTGAAAAAATGAAGGTCTGCACCTGTTTAAATCCTCTGCACACCTGCCTTGCAGTTTACGGATGCCTTTTAGGCTATACCCTCATCGCCGACGAAATGAAAGATCCCGTGCTCAACAAGATGGTCAACATCATAGGCTATAAAGAAGGAATGCCCGTAGTCGTGAATCCCAAAATTCTCGATCCTAAGAAGTTTATAAAAGAAGTTCTCGAAGAGCGCATTCCAAATCCGTTTATGCCCGACACGCCCCAGCGCATCGCGACGGATACGAGCCAAAAACTGTCCATACGTTTCGGAGAAACCATAAAGGCGTATCTTGCGGATAAAAAACTTAACGTAAAAGACTTAAAACTTATTCCGCTTGTTTTTGCAGGCTGGCTGCGCTACCTTCTTGCAGTGGACGACGAAGGAAAGCCTTTTACCCCTTCCAGCGACCCGCGCCTTGAATCCTCGCAAAAATATCTGGAAGGCATAAAGCTTTCAAGCAAAGGCCCGTTTGACAAAGCTCTCAAGCCCTTGCTGAGCGACGAAACCTTATTCGGCGTAGACCTTTACAAGGCCGGTTTGGCTGACACCGTAACCGGATATTTTGCGGAACTTGTGGCAGGTCCGGGAGCTGTCAGAAAAACCCTTGAAAAATATGTAAAATAA
- a CDS encoding GntR family transcriptional regulator → MQMKRLTASDQIYEILRSQILFLELKPGGDLNMQKLLTQTGMSRSPLRDALLRLQKDNLVEIFPQRGSRISKINLKQVEVERFMRLTMELAVVPSFAEICAKEHLFKMRTAIESQKIALENKDYAGFLNNDDSFHKIIFTETGMERLWNISQNQSGNYRRIRFLSGNIPGVLNKILDEHEMIMEAFSKKDGEKALELEKAHLTKLLTELDIMTKKYPDYFEA, encoded by the coding sequence ATGCAAATGAAACGACTTACCGCCTCGGATCAGATATATGAGATATTGCGCTCGCAGATCCTTTTTTTGGAATTGAAACCCGGCGGAGATCTGAATATGCAAAAACTCCTTACACAGACGGGCATGAGCCGTTCTCCTCTACGAGATGCGCTTTTAAGACTGCAAAAAGATAATCTTGTCGAAATTTTCCCGCAAAGGGGATCCCGCATATCAAAAATTAACCTTAAGCAGGTGGAAGTCGAACGTTTTATGCGCTTAACGATGGAACTTGCCGTAGTCCCGTCGTTTGCGGAAATTTGCGCGAAGGAACATCTGTTTAAAATGCGCACGGCGATCGAATCCCAAAAAATCGCGCTGGAAAACAAAGATTACGCAGGATTTTTAAATAACGACGATTCGTTTCACAAAATAATATTTACCGAAACAGGAATGGAGCGACTGTGGAATATTTCACAGAATCAGTCGGGCAATTACAGACGCATACGCTTTTTGTCGGGCAATATTCCCGGAGTTTTAAATAAAATTTTAGACGAACACGAAATGATAATGGAAGCTTTTTCAAAAAAAGACGGCGAAAAAGCTCTGGAGCTTGAAAAAGCGCATCTTACCAAACTGCTCACGGAATTGGATATTATGACAAAAAAATATCCCGACTATTTTGAAGCCTAA
- a CDS encoding SAM-dependent methyltransferase translates to MESALYLIPVTLGQTPYEKVLPPYNHDIITGIKHFIVENVRSACKFLSRVDKCVRTENLVFYELSEHTRKNSIQDYLDPLVNGQPMGLISEAGCPGVADPGADIIEIAHKKGLKVVPLVGPSSILMALMASGFSGQNFAFNGYLPVKTPEREAKLRQLENRARKEGQTQIFIETPYRNRQMMQSILAVCSPSTKVCVAAGITCPEEYVKTKTAAEWKKTKLPEIDRVPAVFLLYK, encoded by the coding sequence ATGGAAAGCGCACTTTATCTTATTCCCGTAACATTGGGGCAAACGCCTTACGAAAAAGTTTTACCGCCTTATAATCACGACATAATAACAGGCATAAAGCATTTTATAGTCGAAAACGTACGCTCCGCCTGCAAATTTCTTTCAAGGGTGGACAAGTGCGTCCGCACAGAAAACCTTGTCTTTTATGAGCTCAGCGAACACACCCGTAAAAATTCGATTCAAGACTATCTTGATCCTCTTGTAAACGGGCAGCCTATGGGGCTCATAAGCGAAGCAGGCTGTCCCGGCGTTGCGGATCCCGGTGCGGATATTATAGAAATCGCTCATAAAAAAGGCTTAAAAGTCGTTCCGCTTGTAGGGCCGTCGTCAATTCTTATGGCGCTTATGGCCAGCGGTTTTAGCGGGCAAAATTTTGCATTTAACGGATATTTGCCCGTTAAGACGCCCGAGCGGGAAGCTAAGCTTAGGCAGCTTGAAAACCGCGCGCGCAAAGAAGGTCAAACTCAGATATTTATTGAAACCCCGTACCGCAACAGACAGATGATGCAGTCCATTCTTGCCGTGTGCTCCCCTTCTACAAAGGTTTGTGTCGCAGCGGGAATTACCTGCCCTGAAGAATATGTAAAAACAAAAACCGCAGCCGAATGGAAAAAAACAAAACTTCCTGAAATAGACAGAGTGCCGGCAGTTTTTCTCTTATACAAATAA
- a CDS encoding Type 1 glutamine amidotransferase-like domain-containing protein, translating to MRLFLCSHFSSVGSAVEEQIAGKKVVFIPTASLHEGYTGYVGSARKLFKKAGALLTETDISTEEFSKIKTLFDDADVIYFTGGNSFFLIDCLRKTGTDKLLKRQLEKGKLFIGESAGAIVCAPTISYIEKMDPIPEDYSQSDYAGLKLIDFYILPHYLTAPFKKATEQIMQAFPTLEICAINNSQAVIIEDDKRNIIKV from the coding sequence ATGCGTTTATTTTTATGTTCACATTTTTCAAGTGTCGGCTCCGCCGTTGAAGAGCAAATTGCGGGGAAAAAAGTTGTTTTTATTCCTACCGCATCGCTGCACGAAGGGTATACGGGATATGTCGGTTCGGCGCGTAAATTATTCAAAAAAGCGGGCGCCTTGCTGACGGAAACCGATATTTCGACCGAAGAATTTTCAAAAATAAAAACGCTGTTTGACGATGCCGATGTTATTTATTTTACCGGAGGTAATTCGTTTTTCCTCATCGACTGCTTAAGAAAAACCGGAACGGATAAACTTTTAAAACGGCAGCTGGAAAAAGGGAAATTATTTATCGGAGAGTCGGCAGGGGCTATCGTATGCGCACCGACAATTTCTTATATTGAGAAAATGGATCCGATTCCGGAAGATTATTCGCAAAGCGACTATGCGGGACTAAAGCTTATCGATTTTTATATCCTGCCGCATTATCTTACCGCGCCGTTCAAAAAAGCTACTGAGCAAATCATGCAAGCCTTTCCGACGCTCGAAATATGCGCAATCAACAACTCCCAAGCGGTCATTATTGAAGATGATAAAAGAAACATAATCAAGGTATAA
- a CDS encoding antitoxin, translating to MAILQVRDMDDRLYDRLKFAAKRDNRSISQQVVNILQNYFTSVPVKTKNATEEFLKLSGSWEDARSAEEIIDDIRTSRRNSPRFEALDGIFD from the coding sequence ATGGCAATATTACAGGTCCGTGATATGGATGACCGCTTATACGACAGATTAAAATTTGCTGCAAAACGCGATAACCGTTCAATCAGTCAGCAAGTCGTTAATATTTTACAAAATTATTTTACTTCCGTTCCTGTAAAAACAAAAAATGCCACGGAAGAATTTTTAAAACTTTCAGGCTCATGGGAAGATGCAAGAAGCGCAGAAGAAATTATTGACGACATAAGAACATCCCGTCGCAATTCACCAAGATTTGAGGCTTTAGATGGCATATTTGATTGA
- a CDS encoding MerR family transcriptional regulator, translating to MENYLTIGQMARLNRISEQTLRLYEKKGLLVPAARDELTGYRFYDIRQSAVLDMIRYMKALGMNLKEIKMQLNEKDMYCMHEILLQRQNQIDRAIADLKCQRRAVQRTLESFERYSYAPPDGTIILEYIGKRFLYIVDSGINVYDHDLGTYEKMLRDLKNELETHCLPQTYFYNAGTVLRKENLLKKNFYSSEVFVFVDRQFVPEEFITVLNPGMYLCIYCDNFYKEKDYINRLLEEIRKRRYVISGDYLCEEISDIAMAWKSERDLFLRLQIPIAFEAG from the coding sequence ATGGAAAATTATTTGACGATCGGGCAAATGGCAAGGCTTAATCGCATTTCCGAACAGACGCTGCGCCTTTATGAAAAAAAAGGACTTTTAGTTCCTGCGGCAAGGGACGAATTGACCGGCTACCGCTTTTACGATATACGCCAAAGCGCCGTTTTGGACATGATCCGCTATATGAAGGCGCTCGGAATGAATCTTAAAGAGATCAAGATGCAGCTCAACGAAAAAGATATGTACTGTATGCATGAGATCCTGTTGCAGCGGCAAAATCAGATAGACAGAGCTATAGCGGATTTGAAATGCCAGCGGCGCGCGGTGCAGCGCACGCTTGAAAGTTTTGAGCGTTACAGTTATGCGCCGCCCGACGGAACGATCATTCTTGAGTATATCGGAAAGCGTTTTCTGTACATCGTCGACTCGGGAATAAACGTATACGACCACGATTTGGGCACTTACGAAAAGATGCTGCGGGATTTGAAAAACGAATTGGAAACGCACTGTCTTCCGCAGACATATTTTTACAATGCCGGAACTGTTTTACGAAAAGAAAATTTATTGAAAAAAAATTTTTATTCGTCGGAAGTGTTTGTCTTTGTCGACCGGCAATTCGTTCCCGAAGAATTTATCACTGTGTTAAATCCCGGCATGTATCTGTGCATCTATTGCGACAATTTTTATAAAGAAAAGGACTATATAAACCGCCTTCTTGAAGAAATACGCAAACGGCGTTACGTCATTTCAGGGGACTATCTTTGTGAAGAGATTTCCGACATCGCTATGGCATGGAAAAGCGAGCGGGACTTGTTTTTACGCCTGCAAATTCCTATTGCGTTCGAGGCCGGATAA
- a CDS encoding type II toxin-antitoxin system VapC family toxin, with translation MKILLDTHYLLWAFIDTSKISPSVYPKLLADENEVFYSQASLWEIAIKYNMGKLSLKGMKPEEFYEEVKNSFLKCRLLKNDELISFYKLPIEHKDPFNRIMIWQSIKSDYCFLSVDTQVANYKKYGLKTLS, from the coding sequence ATGAAAATTCTATTGGATACGCATTATTTATTATGGGCTTTTATCGATACAAGTAAAATATCTCCTTCCGTTTATCCAAAACTATTGGCGGATGAAAATGAGGTTTTTTACAGTCAGGCCAGTTTATGGGAAATCGCAATAAAATATAATATGGGAAAATTATCCTTAAAAGGAATGAAACCGGAAGAATTCTATGAAGAAGTAAAAAACAGTTTTTTAAAATGCAGGCTACTAAAAAATGATGAGTTAATCAGTTTTTACAAATTACCGATAGAACACAAAGATCCGTTTAATCGCATTATGATTTGGCAATCGATAAAATCCGATTACTGTTTTTTATCCGTTGACACTCAGGTTGCAAATTATAAAAAATACGGCCTGAAAACTTTATCCTGA